A window from Vulcanimicrobium alpinum encodes these proteins:
- the rplS gene encoding 50S ribosomal protein L19 produces MNVLDLIQKEQEKPNVPEFRPGDTVKVYSKVVEGGKERIQMFEGIVTVRKGGGLGETITVRRVAHGVGVERSFLVHSPRVDRIEVSKRGIVRRSRLYYLSEKVGKAARIKERKVDRKTAK; encoded by the coding sequence ATGAACGTACTCGACCTGATCCAGAAGGAACAGGAAAAGCCGAACGTCCCCGAGTTCCGTCCGGGCGACACCGTCAAAGTCTACTCGAAGGTCGTCGAAGGCGGCAAAGAACGCATTCAGATGTTCGAGGGCATCGTGACGGTCCGCAAGGGCGGCGGCCTCGGTGAGACGATCACGGTGCGCCGCGTCGCGCACGGTGTCGGTGTCGAACGGTCGTTCCTCGTGCACAGCCCGCGCGTCGACCGCATCGAAGTCTCCAAGCGCGGCATCGTCCGCCGCTCCCGCCTGTACTACTTGAGCGAGAAAGTCGGCAAGGCCGCGCGCATCAAGGAACGCAAGGTAGACCGCAAGACCGCGAAATAA
- the trmD gene encoding tRNA (guanosine(37)-N1)-methyltransferase TrmD, with amino-acid sequence MGVLHVDLVSLFPEMFAPVIGLSIVGRAVERGLVEVRTHHLLDALEQNERADERPYGGGPGMVLRIEPLARTLDRIIAAAPADERRRIVLTSASGPLFTQADAAVWSALDRLVVICGHYEGVDERLGALYPIEEISLGEFVLTGGEIAAMAFLDATVRLVPGAIDAASAASESWGGNGLDHPAYTRPPTFRGIDVPAVLLGGDHAKIAEWRRQQSRARAARRAR; translated from the coding sequence ATCGTCGGCCGCGCCGTCGAGCGCGGGCTGGTCGAGGTGCGCACCCACCATCTCCTCGACGCGCTCGAGCAGAACGAACGTGCCGACGAACGGCCGTACGGCGGCGGACCGGGAATGGTGCTGCGGATCGAGCCGCTCGCGCGCACGCTCGACCGCATCATCGCCGCGGCGCCGGCGGACGAACGGCGCCGAATCGTGCTGACCTCGGCGAGCGGCCCGCTCTTCACGCAAGCCGACGCCGCCGTGTGGAGCGCGCTCGACCGCCTCGTCGTGATTTGCGGCCATTACGAGGGCGTCGACGAACGTCTCGGCGCACTCTACCCGATCGAGGAAATCTCGCTGGGCGAGTTCGTTCTCACCGGCGGCGAGATCGCGGCGATGGCGTTTCTCGACGCGACGGTGCGGCTCGTCCCGGGCGCGATCGACGCCGCATCGGCCGCCTCGGAGTCGTGGGGCGGCAACGGGCTCGACCATCCTGCGTACACGCGTCCGCCGACCTTCCGCGGCATCGACGTCCCGGCGGTGCTGCTCGGCGGCGACCACGCGAAGATCGCGGAGTGGCGCCGCCAGCAGTCACGTGCGCGCGCCGCACGCCGCGCACGTTAG